In Opitutus sp. ER46, the following are encoded in one genomic region:
- a CDS encoding phage protease: MPDHVPVKSEPITARMPALELPQSDQLPAEIMSFPAGVHTINAKQAGKAINTSVQVDAQTAAVMQATLEAHMAASPQKPYFDFDHDDKDASAWPKAFRWEDGSNGRPAGVYAAVEWSGSGSAAIAGKDYRSFSPVFYVDERKPARVTGAPLNMGGLVNSPAFKKQAPIWAKDTLSAAQPPNQNHTHMPDKTDTTPGATPSPAAASDTSAIQAKEQISALQTQVQALQAKDTERRKTDAKAAVDAAVARGALPPKDTAIQAKWTGLIEADPANADLLAAMPGTSLLTPVTQPGGHVQAKDNLVECLKKLKAEQDVDTRSAIYAKEVSPLFRDSEFRMGPILAANSLGTLSGELITQRSLTLLKRAFPALFAISTNFTNEAASFGQTVKARLRTIPTVTDYNVLTGYATSDASAVDVPVVIDGHKAVQIAFNANELGSTSRDLFAEQTEGAHVAIGGDLVDALLAVITAANFANGTVQAVAGFGRPTMTAIAKALTTRFAPRAGRFAMLNLDYYEKLGQDASIVSLATYQKAEIITENQLPPVAGLLPIEVQNFPTVGNLTGFAGTPDALALSTRLPNDYTQAMPDVPSNGSVQIVKNPDTGIAVMLVRFIDHKLGAAVWRVAYMRGAAKGQAASGQRITSA, from the coding sequence ATGCCCGACCACGTACCCGTCAAATCCGAGCCGATCACGGCGCGCATGCCCGCCCTCGAGTTGCCGCAGAGCGACCAATTGCCAGCAGAGATCATGTCGTTCCCCGCCGGGGTACACACGATCAACGCCAAGCAGGCCGGCAAGGCGATCAACACGTCCGTCCAGGTCGATGCCCAGACCGCCGCGGTCATGCAGGCGACGCTTGAGGCCCACATGGCGGCGTCTCCGCAGAAGCCGTATTTCGACTTCGACCACGACGACAAGGACGCGAGCGCCTGGCCAAAGGCGTTTCGCTGGGAAGACGGCAGCAACGGCCGGCCCGCCGGCGTGTATGCCGCGGTCGAATGGAGCGGCTCCGGATCCGCCGCGATCGCCGGCAAGGACTACCGGTCCTTCTCGCCCGTGTTCTACGTCGACGAGCGGAAGCCCGCTCGCGTCACCGGCGCGCCGTTGAACATGGGCGGCCTCGTGAACTCTCCCGCGTTCAAGAAACAGGCCCCGATCTGGGCCAAGGACACCCTCTCGGCGGCGCAGCCGCCAAACCAAAACCATACGCATATGCCCGACAAAACCGATACGACTCCGGGCGCCACGCCCTCACCGGCTGCCGCCTCCGATACCTCCGCCATCCAGGCGAAGGAGCAGATCAGCGCCCTGCAGACGCAGGTCCAGGCGCTCCAGGCCAAGGACACCGAGCGCCGGAAGACCGATGCCAAGGCCGCCGTTGACGCCGCCGTGGCGCGCGGTGCGCTGCCGCCGAAGGACACGGCGATCCAGGCGAAGTGGACCGGTCTGATCGAGGCCGATCCGGCGAATGCCGATCTCCTCGCCGCCATGCCCGGCACGTCGCTGCTGACGCCGGTCACCCAGCCGGGCGGTCACGTCCAGGCGAAGGATAACCTCGTCGAGTGCCTCAAGAAACTGAAGGCCGAACAGGATGTGGATACGCGTTCCGCGATCTACGCGAAGGAGGTCTCGCCGCTGTTCCGCGATTCGGAGTTCCGCATGGGCCCGATCCTCGCGGCGAACTCGCTCGGCACTCTGTCGGGCGAACTGATCACCCAGCGGTCGTTGACGCTCCTCAAGCGTGCGTTCCCCGCGCTCTTCGCAATCTCCACCAATTTCACGAATGAGGCGGCGTCGTTCGGTCAGACGGTGAAGGCGCGTCTGCGGACGATTCCGACGGTCACCGACTACAACGTTCTCACCGGCTATGCTACCAGCGACGCCAGTGCCGTGGACGTGCCGGTCGTGATCGATGGCCACAAGGCGGTGCAGATTGCGTTCAACGCGAACGAACTCGGTTCGACCTCCCGCGATCTCTTCGCGGAGCAGACCGAGGGCGCTCACGTCGCGATCGGTGGCGATCTCGTCGACGCGCTGCTGGCGGTGATCACGGCCGCGAACTTCGCGAACGGCACCGTGCAGGCCGTCGCCGGCTTCGGCCGGCCGACCATGACGGCGATCGCGAAGGCGCTCACGACCCGGTTCGCCCCGCGCGCCGGCCGGTTCGCGATGCTGAATCTCGATTACTACGAGAAGCTCGGCCAGGACGCGTCGATCGTGTCGCTCGCGACCTATCAGAAGGCCGAGATCATCACCGAGAACCAGCTGCCGCCGGTGGCCGGCCTGCTCCCGATCGAAGTGCAGAACTTCCCGACGGTGGGCAACCTCACCGGATTCGCCGGCACGCCGGACGCGCTCGCTCTGAGCACGCGTCTGCCGAACGACTACACGCAGGCGATGCCCGACGTGCCGTCGAACGGCTCGGTCCAGATCGTCAAAAATCCCGACACTGGCATCGCCGTGATGCTTGTCCGGTTCATCGACCACAAGCTGGGCGCCGCGGTGTGGCGCGTCGCGTACATGCGCGGTGCCGCCAAGGGGCAGGCCGCCAGCGGCCAGCGCATCACCTCGGCCTGA
- a CDS encoding LamG domain-containing protein, whose product MQILRRIIALTLLFSAALASAQVEIPWTDIKSTPTTAAGYGILNGAKIDAAAALTWSANTAPYYTGNATISSYSLTAFARGVLASVDAAAWRAATGSAPLDSAALTGTPTAPTAALDTATTQLATTAFVRSTADARTRAPRGGISNATANPVGITPDGPALSRLATSDFTLGVWYRSGGTISLVNKSSTTAGVYAYASSTGLVFWLGDGVGSSYTFPSVTLTDGNTHFVAVTCVRGGNAQGYQDGAPIGSAVSTAARTGSLATSNRLEWGGGVGGTLGESWIVLGALSASRCAAIQRAGSIAPFVTWTWDAEKGQHVGTVDGFAFLTWPDFERADPNYNPIARDRSGTNVHAVIAVTGLAPVIRTNWLTRVLGPAVVSDGSPAARAYAALNGQNPGTGDVLLSWEGIYPQEVSGPTRRLVALTQNITSVGQGRSFQLAYVGSEMRILLYGPLSSDIRTLASSQLHAAFQSLGARGIPCRIDVRRSATGIKVFAGIGGDGTRYYDVTALFSESTSGSNPPAWTDEIVGTYMTGFVSDSVVSTAGHIAQLALYNFAPTEANLRAEYERGSPAAELMGASRTAIYRQDFSSGDGTWTNGSGTVAWSGSALTCTYSTAGQYVNAPVNLLSYIGRRVRVAFTIANCTSATGTLELRSSVSNSVLQSINLANGTYANDLTLPASYAGATLVLVRLAGGAVSFDLDNVSITQLGYTAILDPAIAAGLTAINPSRGTSNDSTDWLFSTTGITAPSSNRTQTIRWTTSAAGNQQLFGAPCIDTTGRWRIRSWTIYTTGTPTVSLGNISAGTAYANGVTLVAGVNDITVATRTPGTANLWCNSSTNASLEHVVLLDRVD is encoded by the coding sequence ATGCAAATCCTTCGTCGCATCATCGCTCTCACGCTCCTGTTCAGCGCGGCGCTCGCGTCCGCGCAGGTCGAGATCCCGTGGACTGACATCAAGAGCACGCCCACCACGGCCGCCGGTTACGGCATCCTCAACGGGGCCAAGATTGACGCCGCGGCTGCGCTCACCTGGTCGGCCAACACCGCGCCGTACTACACCGGCAACGCGACGATCTCGAGCTACTCGCTGACCGCGTTTGCGCGCGGCGTGCTCGCTTCGGTCGATGCGGCCGCCTGGCGCGCCGCGACCGGCAGCGCTCCGCTCGACTCGGCCGCGCTCACCGGCACGCCGACCGCGCCCACGGCCGCGCTCGACACCGCGACCACGCAGCTCGCGACGACCGCGTTTGTGCGGAGCACTGCTGATGCTCGCACGCGAGCCCCTCGCGGTGGCATTTCTAACGCGACGGCAAATCCGGTGGGCATCACGCCTGACGGGCCCGCGCTATCAAGACTGGCAACCAGCGACTTTACTCTCGGCGTGTGGTATCGCTCAGGAGGCACAATATCGCTCGTAAACAAGAGCAGCACGACGGCGGGTGTATATGCGTATGCCTCATCGACTGGACTGGTGTTTTGGTTGGGGGACGGGGTCGGGTCGTCATATACGTTTCCGTCGGTCACCCTCACGGACGGTAATACGCACTTCGTCGCGGTGACATGCGTGCGCGGCGGCAACGCTCAGGGATATCAGGATGGAGCGCCGATCGGGAGCGCGGTTAGCACTGCTGCTCGCACCGGCAGTTTGGCGACAAGCAACAGGCTCGAGTGGGGAGGTGGTGTCGGCGGCACACTCGGCGAGAGCTGGATTGTGCTTGGAGCGCTTAGCGCATCACGGTGCGCGGCGATCCAGCGTGCTGGATCGATCGCGCCATTTGTCACCTGGACGTGGGATGCCGAAAAAGGTCAACACGTCGGAACGGTTGATGGCTTCGCATTTTTGACGTGGCCCGACTTCGAGCGCGCGGACCCCAATTACAATCCAATCGCTCGAGACCGATCTGGCACCAATGTCCACGCCGTTATTGCGGTGACTGGCCTGGCTCCAGTAATCCGGACCAATTGGCTGACCCGTGTACTCGGCCCCGCAGTGGTGAGTGATGGATCGCCGGCCGCTCGTGCATACGCCGCGCTCAATGGTCAGAATCCAGGCACAGGCGATGTTTTGCTGAGTTGGGAAGGGATCTATCCGCAGGAGGTGAGCGGACCGACGCGCCGGCTTGTCGCGCTGACTCAAAATATCACTTCGGTAGGTCAAGGCCGGTCGTTTCAGCTGGCGTACGTCGGATCAGAGATGCGGATTCTCCTTTATGGGCCCCTGTCCTCCGACATTCGGACGCTCGCTTCTTCGCAACTCCACGCGGCGTTTCAGTCATTGGGTGCTCGCGGCATTCCGTGCCGCATTGATGTTCGGCGCAGCGCAACCGGTATCAAAGTGTTCGCGGGTATCGGAGGAGATGGTACCCGCTACTATGACGTGACGGCGCTCTTCTCCGAAAGCACCAGCGGAAGCAATCCGCCGGCGTGGACAGATGAGATTGTTGGGACGTACATGACGGGGTTTGTATCTGATAGCGTAGTCTCCACTGCCGGGCATATCGCTCAGCTCGCCCTCTATAATTTCGCACCTACCGAGGCAAACCTTCGGGCGGAATACGAGCGTGGCTCGCCGGCGGCGGAGCTGATGGGGGCGAGTAGGACGGCGATATATCGTCAGGATTTTTCGTCAGGTGACGGCACGTGGACAAATGGCAGCGGCACTGTTGCGTGGTCAGGAAGCGCGCTCACATGTACGTATTCAACCGCGGGGCAGTACGTTAATGCGCCTGTCAACCTATTGTCGTACATCGGGCGGCGAGTGCGGGTAGCGTTCACGATCGCGAATTGCACCTCTGCGACGGGCACACTTGAGCTACGGTCTTCGGTATCGAATTCCGTATTACAATCAATTAACCTCGCGAATGGCACGTACGCGAATGATTTGACGCTGCCGGCAAGCTATGCTGGCGCGACCTTGGTGTTAGTGCGGTTGGCGGGCGGCGCGGTGTCGTTCGACTTAGACAATGTGTCAATCACGCAGCTCGGATACACCGCGATTCTCGATCCCGCCATCGCCGCCGGCCTAACCGCGATCAACCCATCCCGCGGCACCAGCAACGACTCGACCGACTGGCTGTTTTCCACGACGGGAATCACCGCACCGTCATCCAACCGTACGCAGACGATCCGCTGGACTACCTCTGCCGCTGGCAACCAGCAGTTGTTCGGCGCGCCTTGCATCGACACGACCGGCCGCTGGCGGATCCGGTCCTGGACGATCTACACGACCGGCACGCCCACCGTCTCGCTGGGTAACATCTCCGCGGGTACGGCGTACGCCAACGGCGTGACGCTCGTCGCCGGCGTCAACGACATCACGGTCGCCACGCGCACGCCTGGCACCGCCAACCTTTGGTGCAACAGCTCCACCAACGCCTCGCTCGAGCACGTCGTGCTCCTCGATCGCGTCGACTGA
- a CDS encoding phage BR0599 family protein has protein sequence MYPVTIYGASAWAFPYGPNNDETVSLKPSIDLETVRGQTGRGSRRPQAWLLRHELSWTSDLGASEFFAARAASIDAQDEPFVVPFWPAARPVARAPLMTTGLTVAWTRDWSSYALNPASLTGYDFFAPAIMGVFKQPPRLVGRSSNWVRGEFTLVEQGPAEAALTPPIVTDVTLATPDGYLAPVFPFSPDGGADPKLGFAQVESERRALGPGRIPSRVFYPQKPETPLQPSFKFRSVEEIVAFLGWYHRRAGGAGSFWIASTQAVGELTADLAVGATAIPTAQPMAIKVGDTLALCTTGRAPELVRVQSIVAGVPQLAAPISIAHPRAWTIVAPAILARHTDSEPTIKLAQSGDGWIGGTTLAFREVASEYAATDGEVRGVTLGRLAPWAWLAEIELDYAGALQTWYVTNFESGVTTPGGQVWEYHDFSFSDTTESVDLEDDSCTLKIRWWDGCPWENWLPGKLAATGRLRIKRAAVAADGSVGAPESFWSGILSTPQREGPMLSVKVAGANSMFSRRTPRALMEPVCWKQHYGVECGLVLSEWEHNATVTAVAGLQVTVNALARKDGGATHPGFAFQDWFALGWAQRVDASGRPVRAEVIASTGLAGGSITLTLGRSLGCAVGDVIVLAPGCDRSHDTCYVYDATNNPRGKFNNLNSFGGSHEMPAVSPNFKVPNTSPNSAKK, from the coding sequence ATGTATCCTGTCACCATCTACGGAGCGTCCGCCTGGGCGTTCCCGTACGGGCCCAACAACGACGAGACCGTCAGCCTCAAGCCGTCCATCGACCTCGAGACGGTACGCGGCCAAACCGGCCGCGGATCCCGGCGGCCCCAGGCGTGGCTGCTGCGCCACGAGCTGAGCTGGACGTCGGATCTCGGCGCGTCCGAGTTCTTCGCGGCTCGGGCCGCGAGCATCGACGCCCAAGACGAGCCGTTCGTCGTGCCGTTTTGGCCGGCGGCGCGACCGGTCGCGCGGGCTCCGCTCATGACGACGGGCCTGACCGTCGCGTGGACGCGTGACTGGTCCAGCTACGCGCTCAACCCGGCGAGCCTCACCGGCTACGACTTCTTCGCGCCGGCGATCATGGGCGTTTTCAAGCAGCCGCCGCGCCTCGTCGGCCGCTCGAGCAACTGGGTCCGCGGCGAGTTTACCCTGGTCGAGCAGGGCCCCGCCGAAGCCGCTCTCACGCCTCCGATCGTGACGGACGTCACTCTCGCCACGCCCGACGGCTATCTCGCCCCGGTGTTCCCATTTTCCCCGGACGGCGGCGCTGATCCGAAGCTCGGCTTTGCCCAGGTCGAGAGCGAGCGTCGCGCGCTCGGGCCGGGCCGTATTCCGTCGCGCGTCTTCTACCCGCAGAAACCTGAGACTCCGCTGCAGCCGTCGTTCAAGTTCAGATCCGTCGAGGAGATCGTCGCGTTCCTCGGCTGGTATCATCGCCGCGCGGGTGGCGCCGGCTCCTTCTGGATCGCGTCCACGCAGGCGGTCGGCGAACTCACCGCGGATCTCGCCGTCGGCGCGACAGCAATTCCGACGGCCCAGCCGATGGCCATCAAGGTGGGCGACACGCTCGCGCTTTGCACCACCGGCCGCGCGCCCGAGCTGGTTCGCGTGCAGTCGATCGTCGCCGGCGTGCCGCAACTCGCGGCTCCGATCTCGATCGCGCATCCCAGGGCATGGACGATCGTCGCTCCGGCGATCCTCGCGCGGCACACCGACAGCGAGCCCACGATCAAACTGGCGCAGTCGGGCGATGGCTGGATCGGCGGCACCACGCTCGCATTTCGTGAGGTAGCCTCCGAGTACGCCGCGACCGACGGCGAGGTCCGCGGGGTGACTCTCGGCCGGTTGGCTCCCTGGGCGTGGCTCGCCGAGATCGAGCTGGATTACGCCGGAGCGCTGCAGACCTGGTACGTGACCAACTTCGAGAGCGGTGTGACGACGCCCGGCGGGCAGGTCTGGGAGTACCACGACTTTTCCTTCTCGGATACGACCGAGAGCGTCGATCTCGAGGACGACTCCTGCACGCTCAAGATTCGGTGGTGGGACGGATGCCCCTGGGAAAACTGGCTGCCAGGAAAGCTCGCGGCTACGGGACGCCTTCGCATCAAGCGCGCAGCGGTCGCGGCCGACGGATCGGTTGGAGCGCCTGAGAGTTTCTGGTCTGGCATCCTGTCGACGCCGCAACGCGAGGGGCCGATGCTGTCCGTCAAGGTTGCTGGCGCGAACTCGATGTTCAGCCGGCGCACTCCGCGTGCCCTTATGGAGCCTGTGTGCTGGAAGCAGCACTACGGCGTCGAGTGTGGCCTCGTGCTCAGTGAGTGGGAGCACAACGCGACCGTGACGGCCGTCGCCGGCCTGCAGGTGACCGTCAACGCGCTTGCCCGCAAGGACGGCGGTGCGACGCATCCCGGCTTCGCGTTCCAGGACTGGTTCGCGCTTGGTTGGGCGCAGCGGGTTGACGCTTCCGGCCGGCCGGTGCGCGCCGAGGTGATCGCGTCGACGGGGCTCGCCGGCGGCTCGATCACGCTGACGCTCGGTCGCTCACTCGGCTGTGCGGTCGGCGACGTGATCGTCTTGGCTCCTGGCTGCGATCGCTCGCACGACACGTGCTACGTTTACGACGCGACGAACAATCCGCGCGGAAAGTTCAACAACCTGAACTCATTTGGTGGGAGCCATGAAATGCCGGCGGTGAGCCCCAATTTCAAGGTGCCGAACACGTCGCCGAACTCCGCGAAGAAATGA
- a CDS encoding phage tail protein, with amino-acid sequence MSSGGKSGSSQKTLNHYFTIAGTICRGPLDWLTAVISNGNYIWQCPGDGPLDLMADGVVNSDGYVDLTGGILDPSLLMEGGFVHLYPRRPTANPSAALPGHGAYRDRAYMVARHIFFGQTSGSAPNVLVIGGHIPRVPTSIVAAADNIADDRQINPIAFLAEYMLDEGGGAMTEQELDAPSWLASAHWCAQDQAHRDYCFVSPLISEQMATRDVVRRLLGPVNGFLRRTREGKLGCYIYEWGVDPGALLTLDARHWSKAPKFTDGDWKDIPTEYAVSFTDRAYEFQENTVVVSNQRAERIRQTTDQAKLDRVDVTRAKQAFAHGLEFQRRKGSAPGTATLYVRGPIVAAVQPGDKIKVDTDPEPGGAGAAQLARVDKIKRNQGDETVLEVTLDPLVPASAYTPAWVSPLPEELFAGAKQTSPSIAHFQPIPLPVDYFGWPPAVGFLATRPSPQVSGFNAYFTSAALQPYTKLGSQFGFSARCQLVTGVAAGTGTLRLQLLDGASGPDAYLAAETPGGNAADAQDNRLVAVLLALDGSGRVALDAAGQPTMEFASIIQRSAITADTHDYTVYRGRCGLTAKAWAAGAVAWIVPIANLVEWRHDLFESMFGQPAYFRLGSFTSAAVDETNPLPQRDLVWPSIPVPNSLTAANGTGKAVDLDWTFSSETSFSGEYGVYRATGPGYSDWAKIGETSASRFTDHRVTLGVSYQYKIAAITPGEQASAYSNVVTITVAAVAGSDIDLTPPNDPGTPTLVGSGTYLDDVGGVHSYLLIRVPALPAAGGGKVAATLQELRWRISGTGATGWTIQDQPQNAGGTKDVRIDDLPPASQIEVELQSYSRFDVASTTAVTAAGSPFTAPVRTTVPTAPSTASLAADSTAPAVKGDLSGMMFGSRVTVTIPGDKDICLLEVKATFSNTDSAIDYTWFDYVSAAGLMTRAVRPGQTVSLSIYNGFASPGWVRARVRNTSGVASNWLYIGNANGYATMALGDVALQASGNMRSSGIAIASAGASSAKKVVTRYTLDTDACPTLVGGSAEEIVNISLSGRGFTTQPDTVSGLSVGFPPGLAARYDWDAAGNSSTNAVVKIRNELGGVVPAGPIRLMGEFVENY; translated from the coding sequence ATGAGCAGCGGAGGCAAATCAGGTTCGAGCCAAAAAACGCTCAACCACTATTTCACGATCGCGGGCACGATCTGCCGCGGGCCGCTGGACTGGCTCACCGCCGTCATCTCCAACGGCAACTACATCTGGCAGTGCCCAGGCGACGGACCGCTCGATCTGATGGCGGACGGCGTGGTCAACTCCGACGGCTACGTCGACCTGACCGGCGGCATTCTCGATCCGAGCCTGCTGATGGAGGGCGGATTCGTGCATCTTTATCCGCGACGGCCGACGGCAAATCCATCGGCCGCGTTGCCTGGGCATGGCGCGTATCGTGACCGCGCCTACATGGTCGCCCGTCACATCTTCTTTGGGCAGACCTCGGGCAGCGCGCCGAACGTGCTCGTCATTGGTGGGCATATTCCGCGCGTGCCGACGTCGATCGTGGCAGCGGCCGACAACATCGCCGACGATCGTCAGATCAACCCGATCGCATTCCTCGCCGAGTATATGCTGGACGAGGGTGGCGGGGCGATGACCGAGCAGGAGTTGGACGCGCCGAGCTGGCTGGCGTCTGCGCACTGGTGCGCGCAGGACCAGGCGCATCGGGATTACTGCTTCGTTTCGCCGCTGATCTCGGAGCAGATGGCAACCCGAGACGTCGTCCGGAGATTGCTCGGGCCCGTCAACGGATTTCTCCGGCGGACGCGCGAGGGGAAACTCGGGTGCTATATCTACGAGTGGGGAGTGGATCCCGGCGCGCTGCTCACGCTCGATGCGCGGCACTGGTCCAAGGCGCCGAAGTTCACCGACGGCGACTGGAAGGATATCCCGACCGAGTACGCGGTATCTTTCACCGATCGTGCCTACGAATTTCAGGAAAATACCGTCGTCGTTTCGAATCAGCGCGCGGAGCGGATTCGGCAGACCACAGATCAGGCAAAGCTCGATCGCGTCGACGTGACCCGCGCGAAGCAGGCGTTTGCGCATGGGCTCGAGTTCCAGCGGCGGAAGGGTTCGGCGCCGGGAACCGCCACGCTCTACGTCAGAGGCCCGATCGTCGCGGCCGTGCAGCCGGGCGACAAGATCAAGGTTGACACGGATCCCGAGCCGGGCGGGGCAGGAGCGGCCCAGCTCGCCCGTGTGGACAAAATCAAGCGCAACCAGGGTGACGAGACCGTCCTCGAGGTGACGCTCGATCCTCTCGTGCCGGCATCGGCGTACACGCCCGCCTGGGTGTCGCCATTGCCCGAAGAGCTGTTTGCCGGCGCGAAGCAGACCTCGCCGTCGATTGCGCACTTTCAGCCGATTCCGCTCCCGGTCGATTACTTCGGCTGGCCTCCGGCAGTGGGCTTTCTCGCCACGCGGCCGAGCCCGCAGGTTTCGGGCTTCAACGCCTACTTCACTAGCGCTGCGCTGCAGCCGTACACCAAGCTCGGCTCGCAGTTCGGCTTTTCAGCGCGGTGCCAGCTCGTGACTGGAGTCGCTGCAGGGACGGGCACGCTGCGTTTGCAGCTACTCGACGGCGCATCTGGGCCCGATGCGTACTTAGCGGCCGAGACGCCCGGCGGTAACGCGGCAGACGCCCAGGACAACCGTCTCGTGGCCGTGCTGCTCGCTCTCGATGGGAGCGGGCGGGTGGCGCTCGACGCGGCTGGCCAGCCGACGATGGAGTTTGCGTCGATCATTCAACGCAGTGCGATCACGGCCGACACGCACGACTACACCGTCTATCGCGGCCGCTGTGGTCTCACGGCAAAGGCGTGGGCGGCCGGCGCCGTCGCGTGGATCGTGCCCATCGCCAACCTCGTCGAGTGGCGGCACGATTTGTTCGAGTCGATGTTCGGCCAGCCGGCGTATTTTCGGCTGGGATCATTTACCTCAGCGGCTGTCGACGAAACCAATCCGCTTCCTCAGCGAGATCTCGTCTGGCCGTCTATCCCGGTGCCCAACTCGCTCACGGCCGCCAACGGCACGGGCAAGGCGGTCGACCTGGACTGGACGTTCTCGTCCGAGACCAGCTTCAGCGGCGAGTATGGCGTCTATCGCGCGACTGGGCCCGGCTACTCGGACTGGGCCAAAATCGGCGAGACGAGCGCCTCGCGCTTTACCGATCATCGGGTGACGCTCGGGGTCTCGTACCAGTACAAGATCGCGGCAATCACGCCAGGAGAGCAGGCGTCGGCCTACAGCAACGTCGTGACGATCACGGTCGCTGCCGTGGCGGGATCTGACATCGACCTCACTCCGCCCAACGATCCCGGCACGCCCACGCTCGTAGGCTCCGGGACGTACCTGGACGACGTCGGTGGCGTGCATTCGTACTTGTTGATTCGAGTGCCGGCGCTGCCGGCCGCCGGCGGCGGCAAGGTCGCGGCTACCCTGCAGGAGCTGCGCTGGCGGATCTCCGGCACTGGCGCGACGGGCTGGACCATCCAGGACCAGCCCCAGAATGCCGGCGGCACGAAGGACGTGCGGATCGACGATCTGCCGCCTGCCTCGCAGATCGAGGTCGAGCTGCAGTCCTACAGCCGTTTTGACGTGGCCTCCACGACCGCGGTGACGGCGGCCGGGTCGCCGTTTACCGCTCCTGTCCGCACGACGGTACCGACGGCGCCATCGACGGCATCGTTGGCCGCCGATTCGACGGCTCCGGCGGTCAAGGGCGACCTTTCCGGCATGATGTTCGGAAGCCGCGTCACGGTCACAATCCCAGGCGACAAGGATATCTGCCTCCTCGAGGTCAAAGCCACGTTCTCCAATACCGACTCGGCCATCGACTACACATGGTTTGATTACGTGTCCGCTGCCGGGCTGATGACGCGGGCGGTTCGCCCAGGCCAAACCGTCTCGCTCTCCATCTACAACGGATTCGCCTCCCCAGGGTGGGTCCGAGCGCGGGTGCGCAACACTTCTGGGGTGGCGTCCAACTGGCTCTACATCGGCAACGCCAACGGCTACGCGACGATGGCGCTGGGTGACGTGGCACTCCAGGCGTCGGGCAACATGCGCTCGAGCGGGATCGCAATTGCTTCGGCCGGCGCGTCGTCGGCCAAGAAGGTGGTGACCCGTTACACGCTCGACACCGACGCGTGCCCGACGCTCGTGGGCGGATCCGCGGAAGAGATCGTGAACATCTCGCTTAGCGGGCGTGGATTCACGACGCAGCCGGACACCGTGTCCGGGTTGAGCGTGGGCTTTCCGCCGGGCCTCGCAGCCCGATACGACTGGGATGCCGCCGGCAACAGCTCGACCAATGCGGTCGTTAAAATTCGCAATGAGCTAGGCGGCGTCGTCCCCGCAGGCCCGATCCGTCTCATGGGCGAGTTCGTGGAAAACTACTGA
- a CDS encoding IS630 family transposase has protein sequence MARARRQWRRQQGGFDPARLVFIDESAAKTNMTRLRGRAPRGKRLVASCPHGHWRSTTIIGAVRLDGSTACTTIDGATNTQTFRDYVRTVLVPTLRSGDIVVLDNLAPHKSAETCALITATGATVRFLPAYSPDLNPIELMWSKIKALLRRAEARTLPDLLKAIAAATKEVTAADTMNWFAHCGYSFI, from the coding sequence ATTGCCCGAGCGCGGCGTCAGTGGCGGCGCCAGCAGGGCGGCTTCGACCCGGCTCGGCTCGTCTTCATCGACGAGTCAGCGGCGAAAACAAACATGACGCGACTGCGGGGCCGTGCGCCGCGAGGGAAACGTCTGGTGGCATCGTGTCCGCATGGCCACTGGCGAAGCACCACGATCATCGGGGCGGTTCGCTTGGACGGATCCACTGCTTGCACGACGATCGACGGAGCGACGAACACGCAGACCTTCCGAGATTACGTGCGCACGGTGCTCGTGCCCACCCTGCGCTCCGGTGACATTGTGGTGCTGGACAACCTGGCGCCGCACAAAAGCGCCGAGACCTGCGCCTTGATCACTGCAACGGGCGCAACCGTCCGGTTCTTGCCGGCCTACTCGCCTGACCTCAATCCCATCGAGCTGATGTGGAGCAAGATCAAGGCGCTGCTACGACGGGCTGAAGCACGGACGCTTCCGGACCTGCTGAAGGCAATCGCGGCAGCAACGAAGGAGGTTACCGCCGCGGATACCATGAACTGGTTTGCCCATTGCGGCTACAGCTTTATTTAA
- a CDS encoding IS630 transposase-related protein, which produces MKTLSVDLRERIVAAYDVGDVTRAEVAQRFRVSEAMVKKLLQQRRRCGDIRPQHHRCGRKPRITPEHRKRLRELVAEKPDRTLAELRSCVGLSCTLPAIHYALAAMDLTYKKRRFMQQSRTGPILPERGVSGGASRAASTRLGSSSSTSQRRKQT; this is translated from the coding sequence GTGAAAACGCTCTCCGTGGATCTGCGCGAACGAATCGTGGCTGCCTACGACGTGGGGGACGTCACCCGAGCGGAAGTGGCGCAGCGCTTCCGCGTTTCGGAGGCTATGGTGAAGAAGCTGCTGCAACAGCGTCGGCGTTGTGGCGATATCCGGCCTCAGCACCATCGCTGCGGCCGGAAGCCGCGGATAACGCCCGAGCATCGGAAACGGCTGCGCGAGTTGGTTGCCGAGAAACCGGATCGTACCTTGGCGGAGTTGCGATCCTGCGTTGGTCTGAGCTGCACGTTGCCGGCCATTCATTACGCCCTGGCGGCAATGGATCTGACATATAAAAAAAGACGCTTCATGCAGCAGAGCAGGACCGGCCCGATATTGCCCGAGCGCGGCGTCAGTGGCGGCGCCAGCAGGGCGGCTTCGACCCGGCTCGGCTCGTCTTCATCGACGAGTCAGCGGCGAAAACAAACATGA